The window TGGCGCCGCCATTGGCACCGCCCACTTGCACCAGAAAGACTCCGTCAGCCCGGCGCACCACCGTGGTCTTGGACACCGAATAACGGTTCGCCGGGTTCGGAATAAGAAATTCGTCGGGACCATACGCGGTGATGCTCCACCACCGCGCATCGGGATCGTGGCCTGAAATCTCGTACACACAGCGGCCGTCGAGCCGCTGGCCTTCGCCGTCGTGGGTTGCCGTGTAATAGACCGTCTCGCGGGCGTTCAGCGCGAGAAATCCGTGGAGCGCGACCCTCGCGCGCGTGTACGGGTTGCCGC of the Candidatus Binataceae bacterium genome contains:
- a CDS encoding DUF1214 domain-containing protein yields the protein MKLGMMISAVLVGTALGLFATWLAVVRVAALGGVENGSWRTDVAAGNPRGNPYTRARVALHGFLALNARETVYYTATHDGEGQRLDGRCVYEISGHDPDARWWSITAYGPDEFLIPNPANRYSVSKTTVVRRADGVFLVQVGGANGGANWIPLGPGRFSLSLRLYNPGPRVAFDPAQVVLPTVKKVSCP